One window from the genome of Roseomonas haemaphysalidis encodes:
- the rpe gene encoding ribulose-phosphate 3-epimerase, translating into MTRPPLITPSLLAADFARLGQEVAAIEAAGADWLHLDIMDGHFVPNISFGPAVVKALRPHARLPFDVHLMIAPADAYLAAFAEAGADWISLHPEAGPHLHRSLQTIRALGKKAGVVLNPGTPAAAVAPVLDLVDLVLVMTVNPGFGGQSFLRSQLPKIAELRRMIDGSGRDIRLQIDGGVTAETAPLCLAAGADTLVAGTAVFGKPDYAAAIAALRGPHAEVSA; encoded by the coding sequence GTGACACGTCCTCCGCTCATCACCCCATCGCTCCTGGCCGCCGATTTCGCGCGGCTGGGCCAGGAAGTGGCCGCCATCGAGGCCGCCGGCGCCGACTGGCTGCACCTCGACATCATGGACGGTCATTTCGTTCCCAACATCTCCTTCGGCCCCGCGGTCGTGAAGGCGCTGCGGCCGCATGCGCGCCTGCCCTTCGACGTGCACCTGATGATCGCCCCGGCCGATGCCTATCTGGCGGCCTTCGCCGAGGCGGGGGCGGACTGGATCTCGCTGCACCCCGAGGCCGGGCCGCACCTGCACCGCTCGCTGCAAACCATCCGGGCGCTGGGCAAGAAGGCGGGCGTGGTGCTGAACCCCGGCACCCCTGCGGCGGCCGTGGCCCCGGTGCTGGACCTGGTGGACCTGGTGCTGGTGATGACCGTGAACCCCGGCTTTGGCGGCCAGTCCTTTCTGCGCTCGCAGCTGCCCAAGATCGCCGAGCTGCGCCGCATGATCGATGGCTCGGGCCGCGACATCCGCCTGCAGATCGACGGCGGCGTGACCGCCGAAACCGCGCCGCTTTGCCTTGCCGCCGGCGCCGACACGCTGGTGGCCGGCACCGCCGTGTTCGGCAAGCCCGATTATGCCGCCGCCATCGCCGCCCTGCGCGGCCCCCATGCCGAGGTGTCCGCCTGA
- a CDS encoding AI-2E family transporter yields the protein MPSETAPPPALRPGTAAPPPRAARGEPRLPPLAPGPLSPGPRTATRGQRIGLVLGLAATTLLLLWLFSAILTPFVLAGCIAYFLDPVATRLTRMGMPRGLAALLLLGGMMAAALLVVLLLYPLLIAQVGTLLARLPSYVASIGTAVQDGLAALEERLGPEVMDTRLRDLAVSQVGAILAFLGTAATRLIGGGYALLSVFTLVVVTPVVGFYLLRDWPRILRRVESWLPRRYAGTLRQLAHDTDRVLSAWLRGQLLCCALLCVYYAIGLSAVGLELGLILGIASGVLSFIPYVGSMTGLGTALLLALGQFGTWEGVGMVAAVFVTGQIVEGYIIYPRLLGDRVELHAVWVIFALFAGGVAFGFLGVLLAVPMAAVIGVLARYWLRRYLESPLYLDPPRTGL from the coding sequence ATGCCGTCCGAAACCGCCCCGCCACCGGCCTTGAGGCCCGGCACCGCCGCCCCCCCGCCGCGCGCCGCGCGGGGCGAGCCGCGCCTGCCGCCGCTGGCACCCGGGCCGCTGTCGCCCGGGCCGCGCACGGCCACGCGGGGGCAGCGCATCGGGCTGGTGCTGGGGCTGGCGGCGACCACGCTGCTGCTGCTGTGGCTGTTCTCGGCCATCCTGACCCCCTTCGTGCTGGCCGGCTGCATCGCCTATTTCCTGGACCCGGTGGCCACGCGGCTGACCCGCATGGGCATGCCGCGCGGGCTGGCCGCCCTGCTGCTGCTGGGCGGCATGATGGCGGCGGCGCTGCTGGTGGTGCTGCTGCTGTACCCGCTGCTGATTGCCCAGGTGGGCACCCTGCTGGCCCGGCTGCCCAGCTACGTGGCCAGCATCGGCACCGCCGTGCAGGACGGGCTGGCGGCGCTGGAGGAACGGCTCGGCCCCGAGGTCATGGACACGCGGCTGCGCGACCTGGCCGTCAGCCAGGTGGGCGCCATCCTGGCCTTTCTGGGCACCGCCGCGACGCGGCTGATCGGCGGCGGCTACGCGCTGCTGTCGGTGTTCACGCTGGTGGTGGTGACGCCGGTGGTGGGCTTCTACCTGTTGCGCGACTGGCCGCGCATCCTGCGGCGGGTGGAAAGCTGGCTGCCGCGCCGCTACGCCGGCACGCTGCGGCAACTGGCGCACGACACGGACCGGGTGCTGTCCGCCTGGCTGCGCGGGCAGTTGCTGTGCTGCGCGCTGCTGTGCGTCTACTACGCCATTGGCCTGTCGGCGGTGGGGCTGGAGCTGGGGCTGATCCTGGGCATCGCCTCGGGCGTGCTGTCCTTCATCCCCTATGTCGGCTCCATGACCGGGCTCGGCACGGCGCTGCTCCTGGCGCTGGGGCAGTTCGGCACCTGGGAAGGCGTCGGCATGGTCGCCGCCGTGTTCGTCACCGGGCAGATCGTGGAAGGCTACATCATCTACCCCCGCCTGCTGGGCGACCGGGTGGAGCTGCACGCGGTGTGGGTGATCTTCGCGCTGTTCGCGGGCGGCGTCGCCTTCGGGTTCCTGGGCGTGCTGCTGGCGGTGCCCATGGCCGCCGTGATCGGCGTGCTGGCCCGCTACTGGCTGCGCCGCTACCTGGAAAGCCCGCTCTACCTCGACCCGCCCCGCACCGGGCTCTGA
- a CDS encoding preprotein translocase subunit SecE has translation MAEVKHDIDFVEVKAEDIVGDRAQGWSMFTKATTWGIGAVIVLLLFLHSCFG, from the coding sequence ATGGCCGAGGTGAAGCACGACATCGACTTCGTGGAAGTCAAGGCAGAGGACATCGTGGGCGATCGCGCCCAGGGATGGTCCATGTTCACCAAGGCCACCACCTGGGGCATCGGCGCCGTGATCGTGCTGCTGCTGTTCCTGCATTCCTGCTTCGGCTGA
- the purN gene encoding phosphoribosylglycinamide formyltransferase, whose amino-acid sequence MSLPRRRCAVLISGRGSNMAALLAAAANPAYPAEIVLVLANKAGAGGLARAAEAGIPTAIVESRPFGRDRAAFEAAMEAELAQHGVELIALAGFMRVLTEGFVSRWAGRMVNIHPSLLPSFPGVDTHARALAAGVRLHGCTVHLVTPGVDEGPIIAQAAVPVLAGDDEHSLGARVLEQEHALYPAALALVAQGRVRVEGARAVVADQPGPDAAALRNPA is encoded by the coding sequence ATGAGCCTGCCGCGCCGCCGCTGCGCGGTCCTGATCTCGGGCCGCGGCAGCAACATGGCGGCGCTGCTGGCCGCCGCCGCCAACCCGGCCTACCCGGCGGAGATCGTGCTGGTGCTGGCCAACAAGGCGGGCGCCGGCGGGCTGGCCCGCGCTGCCGAGGCCGGCATCCCCACCGCCATCGTGGAAAGCCGCCCCTTCGGCCGCGACCGCGCGGCGTTCGAGGCGGCGATGGAGGCGGAGCTCGCCCAGCACGGCGTGGAGCTGATCGCGCTGGCCGGCTTCATGCGGGTGCTGACGGAAGGCTTCGTGTCCCGCTGGGCCGGGCGGATGGTCAACATCCACCCCTCCCTGCTGCCGTCCTTTCCCGGCGTGGACACCCATGCCCGCGCGCTGGCCGCCGGCGTGCGGCTGCATGGCTGCACCGTGCATCTGGTGACGCCCGGCGTGGACGAGGGGCCGATCATCGCCCAGGCCGCCGTGCCCGTGCTGGCGGGGGATGACGAGCACAGCCTCGGCGCCCGCGTGCTGGAGCAGGAACACGCGCTCTACCCCGCCGCCCTGGCGCTGGTGGCACAGGGGCGGGTGCGGGTGGAGGGGGCGCGGGCGGTGGTCGCGGACCAGCCGGGGCCGGACGCGGCGGCGCTGCGCAACCCGGCCTAG
- the trxA gene encoding thioredoxin TrxA, which translates to MSDLTKPVSDDSFKTDVLQATGPVLVDFWAEWCGPCRMVAPILDEIAKDYEGQLTIAKVNIDENPVTPNDYAVRGIPTMILFKDGKPVETKVGALPKSQLKDWIASALAK; encoded by the coding sequence ATGAGCGACCTGACCAAGCCCGTCAGCGACGACAGCTTCAAGACCGACGTGCTGCAGGCCACCGGCCCCGTGCTGGTGGATTTCTGGGCCGAATGGTGCGGCCCCTGCCGCATGGTGGCGCCGATTCTCGACGAGATCGCCAAGGACTACGAGGGTCAACTGACCATCGCCAAGGTGAACATCGACGAGAACCCGGTGACGCCGAACGACTACGCCGTGCGCGGCATCCCGACCATGATCCTGTTCAAGGACGGCAAGCCGGTCGAGACCAAGGTCGGCGCGCTGCCCAAGAGCCAGCTCAAGGACTGGATCGCCAGCGCGCTGGCGAAGTAG
- a CDS encoding glycosyltransferase family 4 protein, producing MKIAEVCNVDFSMRHFVLPVMRAARARGHEVVGFCAEGPMLEIPRAEGFRVVPVPFARSLNPLAQARALQALTAMFRAEKFDLVHGHMPISGLLARAAARRAGVPKVAYTGHGFLFNQPGPLWRRGLSLGLEWLGGRATDVFMTVSEEEAADARRLGIARNAVGIGNGRQPARFLPDPAARAAVRAELGAAEGDCVVVIVSRIVRHKGHLELLKAMQQVPNATLWVVGNRLDSDHGPDLEPAFAEAARVLGPRLKRLGYRDDIPRVLAASDVFCLPSHFEGLPMSVIEAMLTGLPVVATDIRGPREQVRPGVTGLLVPPLTVEPLARAIATLADDPALRARMGAAGRDYALAHFDESKVIGRTLDLMGL from the coding sequence ATGAAGATCGCCGAAGTCTGCAACGTCGATTTCTCCATGCGCCACTTCGTGCTGCCGGTGATGCGCGCCGCCCGCGCGCGGGGCCACGAGGTGGTGGGCTTCTGCGCCGAGGGGCCGATGCTGGAGATCCCGCGCGCCGAGGGCTTCCGCGTGGTGCCCGTGCCCTTCGCGCGCAGCCTGAACCCGCTGGCGCAGGCGCGCGCGCTGCAGGCGCTGACGGCGATGTTCCGCGCCGAGAAGTTCGACCTGGTACACGGCCACATGCCGATCTCGGGCCTTCTGGCGCGGGCGGCGGCGCGGCGGGCGGGGGTGCCGAAGGTGGCCTACACGGGCCACGGATTCCTGTTCAACCAGCCGGGGCCGCTGTGGCGGCGTGGGCTGTCGCTGGGGCTGGAATGGCTGGGCGGCCGCGCCACGGACGTGTTCATGACGGTGAGCGAGGAGGAAGCGGCGGATGCCCGGCGCCTTGGCATCGCGCGCAACGCGGTGGGCATCGGCAACGGGCGCCAGCCGGCGCGCTTCCTGCCGGACCCGGCGGCGCGCGCCGCCGTGCGGGCGGAGCTGGGTGCGGCGGAGGGCGACTGCGTGGTGGTGATCGTCAGCCGCATCGTGCGCCACAAGGGCCACCTGGAGCTGCTGAAGGCCATGCAGCAGGTGCCCAACGCCACGCTGTGGGTGGTGGGCAACCGCCTGGATTCCGACCACGGCCCCGACCTGGAGCCCGCCTTCGCGGAGGCCGCGCGGGTGCTGGGCCCGCGCCTGAAGCGGCTTGGCTACCGCGACGACATCCCGCGCGTGCTGGCGGCCAGCGACGTGTTCTGCCTGCCCAGCCACTTCGAGGGCCTGCCGATGTCGGTGATCGAGGCCATGCTGACCGGCCTGCCGGTGGTGGCCACCGACATTCGCGGCCCGCGCGAGCAGGTGCGGCCCGGCGTCACCGGCCTCCTGGTGCCGCCGCTGACGGTGGAGCCGCTGGCCCGGGCCATCGCCACCCTGGCGGACGATCCGGCACTGCGCGCCCGCATGGGCGCCGCCGGGCGGGACTACGCACTGGCGCATTTCGACGAAAGCAAGGTGATCGGCCGGACACTGGACCTGATGGGGCTGTGA
- a CDS encoding PQQ-dependent sugar dehydrogenase, with translation MRRAALLAMVALAACAPLAQAQRVAGTGEVVRQASVPFRVSTFAGGLERPWGAAFLPDGRLLVTERPGRLRLVARDGTVSAPLGNVPEVLAAGQGGLLDVQPAPDFATTRELYLCQAVLLAAPARGTATRLVRARLAEDASRLDFAQPILDALPVDRGGSRNHYGCRIAFDTDGKLFLSTGERQDKPRAQRLDDLAGKVLRLERDGRPAAGNPFLGRAGVRPEIFTFGHRNPQGLARNPWTGAMWEAEFGARGGDEVNLLKPGLNYGWPVVTHGTDYDGSRIGEGASRPDMEEPLRHWEPAVSPSGINFYDGDAFPAWKGSLFMASLNTPGLVRLSTEGDRITGEERLLWGELRFRHVLQGPDGLIYLLTDETRGRVLRLEPAAAR, from the coding sequence ATGCGCCGTGCCGCCCTGCTCGCCATGGTGGCACTGGCCGCCTGCGCCCCGCTGGCGCAGGCGCAGCGCGTCGCCGGCACGGGCGAGGTGGTGCGCCAGGCCAGCGTGCCGTTCCGCGTGTCCACCTTCGCCGGCGGGCTGGAACGGCCCTGGGGCGCCGCCTTTCTGCCCGATGGCCGCCTGCTGGTGACCGAGCGCCCGGGCCGCCTGCGCCTCGTGGCGCGGGACGGCACGGTGTCGGCGCCGCTGGGCAACGTGCCGGAGGTGCTGGCCGCCGGCCAGGGCGGGCTGCTGGACGTGCAGCCGGCACCGGACTTCGCCACGACGCGCGAGCTCTACCTGTGCCAGGCCGTGCTGCTGGCCGCCCCCGCGCGGGGCACCGCCACCCGGCTGGTGCGCGCCCGGCTGGCCGAGGACGCTTCCCGGCTGGACTTCGCGCAGCCCATCCTGGATGCCCTGCCGGTGGACCGCGGCGGCAGCCGCAACCACTATGGCTGCCGCATCGCCTTTGACACGGACGGCAAGCTGTTTCTGTCCACCGGCGAGCGGCAGGACAAGCCCCGCGCGCAGCGGCTGGACGATCTGGCCGGCAAGGTGCTGCGGTTGGAGCGCGACGGGCGCCCGGCGGCGGGCAACCCGTTCCTGGGCCGCGCCGGGGTGCGGCCGGAAATCTTCACCTTCGGCCACCGCAACCCGCAGGGGCTGGCCCGCAACCCCTGGACCGGGGCGATGTGGGAAGCCGAGTTCGGCGCCCGCGGCGGCGACGAGGTGAATCTGCTGAAGCCCGGCCTGAACTACGGCTGGCCGGTGGTGACGCACGGCACCGACTACGACGGCAGCCGCATCGGCGAAGGCGCTTCCCGCCCCGACATGGAGGAGCCGCTGCGGCACTGGGAGCCGGCGGTCAGCCCGTCCGGCATCAACTTCTATGACGGCGACGCCTTTCCCGCCTGGAAGGGCAGCCTGTTCATGGCCAGCCTGAACACCCCCGGCTTGGTCCGCCTGTCCACGGAGGGCGACCGCATCACCGGCGAGGAGCGGCTGCTGTGGGGCGAGCTGCGCTTCCGCCACGTGCTGCAGGGGCCGGACGGCCTGATCTACCTGCTGACCGACGAAACGCGCGGGCGCGTGCTGCGGCTGGAGCCGGCGGCCGCCCGCTAG
- a CDS encoding pore-forming ESAT-6 family protein, with amino-acid sequence MFFRKLMAGAALSAALLSGPAFAQQPTPEQIEMIYTMTRNQQGIFEYCQGKGMVNPEAVALQRRMVTLMPAPASTAAGDAAYARGQAGTMVAGPQTIVLAEAAKTQGVTEQALCSSMAEAVKKAAASLPPG; translated from the coding sequence ATGTTCTTTCGCAAGCTCATGGCCGGGGCGGCGCTGTCCGCCGCCCTGCTGTCCGGCCCCGCTTTCGCGCAGCAGCCCACGCCTGAGCAGATCGAGATGATCTACACCATGACCCGCAACCAGCAGGGCATCTTCGAATACTGCCAGGGCAAGGGGATGGTGAACCCGGAGGCCGTGGCGCTGCAGCGCCGCATGGTCACGCTGATGCCGGCGCCCGCCAGCACCGCCGCGGGCGATGCGGCCTATGCGCGCGGCCAGGCGGGCACCATGGTGGCAGGGCCGCAGACCATCGTGCTGGCGGAAGCTGCCAAGACCCAGGGCGTGACCGAGCAGGCGCTGTGCAGCAGCATGGCGGAAGCGGTCAAAAAAGCCGCGGCGTCGCTGCCGCCGGGCTGA
- a CDS encoding heparinase II/III family protein: protein MSDWLRGARKVVAGLKPVKAPDAPARAFRDLWPGDAARGQRLLRGEFESQGTVRPLLLSQEGGQGWTAAAGAPAWRGAAHAFAWLRDLRALGTDGARLRARDLTADWLAHGGHEPMAAVPAVVGARVSAWLGHWDFLAATAEDGFRRAIMVRLAQDARVLVAGLPDEAAHRGALAALKGGLAAAVALAEDTWIARCLRLLPAEIDRQILPDGAHVERSPAQLLLAVQDLIEIRNLIHGAGLEAPPHLALALDRAAPALRLFRHGDGGLALFNGTRDESAALVDLVLTQGQARGRAPLILGEAGFQRLQAGRTLVIADCGAPPDAQRGPSAGPAGLPRHADRFHHAGTLAFELSVGRDRMIVNCGAAPAAHSEWRDALRSTAAHSTLTLADTNSAELRDDGLGRRPDNVEAERQEANGAQWLDSSHDGYKRGFGVIHRRRLYLSDSGDDLRGEDALEGAEIPAYVIRFHLHPSVSATLQPDENAVLLRLPSGAGWRLRASRAQVALEESVYVAGEPRSTQQVVLSVEAGTASVQWGLGRVNVPGPAGDD from the coding sequence ATGTCCGACTGGCTGCGCGGCGCGCGCAAGGTTGTCGCCGGGCTGAAGCCGGTGAAGGCGCCCGACGCGCCGGCCCGCGCCTTTCGCGACCTGTGGCCGGGCGATGCCGCGCGCGGCCAGCGGCTGCTGCGCGGCGAGTTCGAAAGCCAGGGCACCGTGCGGCCGCTGCTGCTGTCGCAGGAAGGCGGCCAGGGCTGGACGGCCGCCGCCGGCGCCCCCGCGTGGCGCGGCGCCGCGCATGCCTTCGCCTGGCTGCGCGACCTGCGCGCGCTGGGCACCGACGGCGCCCGGCTGCGCGCCCGCGACCTGACGGCCGACTGGCTGGCCCATGGCGGGCATGAGCCGATGGCCGCCGTGCCCGCCGTGGTCGGCGCCCGCGTCTCCGCCTGGCTGGGCCACTGGGACTTCCTGGCCGCGACGGCCGAGGACGGCTTCCGCCGCGCCATCATGGTGCGCCTGGCGCAGGACGCGCGCGTGCTGGTGGCCGGCCTGCCGGACGAGGCCGCGCACCGCGGCGCGCTGGCGGCGCTGAAGGGTGGCCTCGCCGCCGCCGTGGCGCTGGCCGAGGATACCTGGATCGCCCGCTGCCTCCGGCTGCTGCCGGCCGAGATCGACCGCCAGATCCTGCCGGACGGCGCGCATGTGGAGCGCAGCCCGGCCCAGCTGCTGCTGGCCGTGCAGGACCTGATCGAGATCCGCAACCTGATCCACGGCGCCGGGCTGGAAGCGCCGCCGCACCTGGCGCTGGCGCTGGACCGCGCCGCCCCGGCGCTGCGGCTGTTCCGCCACGGCGACGGCGGCCTCGCGCTGTTCAACGGCACGCGCGACGAGAGCGCCGCGCTGGTGGACCTGGTGCTGACCCAGGGGCAGGCGCGTGGCCGCGCGCCGCTGATCCTGGGCGAGGCCGGGTTCCAGCGGCTGCAGGCCGGCCGCACCCTGGTGATCGCCGATTGCGGCGCGCCGCCGGACGCGCAGCGCGGCCCCAGCGCCGGCCCCGCGGGCCTGCCGCGCCACGCCGACCGCTTCCACCACGCCGGCACCCTGGCCTTCGAGCTGTCGGTCGGGCGGGACCGGATGATCGTCAATTGCGGCGCGGCGCCGGCGGCGCACTCGGAATGGCGCGACGCGCTGCGTTCCACCGCCGCGCATTCCACGCTGACGCTGGCCGACACCAACAGCGCTGAGCTGCGCGACGACGGCCTGGGCCGCCGCCCGGACAACGTGGAAGCCGAGCGGCAGGAAGCCAACGGCGCGCAATGGCTGGACAGCAGCCACGACGGCTACAAGCGCGGCTTCGGGGTGATCCATCGCCGCCGCCTGTACCTGTCCGACTCGGGCGACGACCTGCGCGGCGAGGACGCGCTGGAAGGCGCGGAGATCCCCGCCTACGTCATCCGCTTTCATCTGCATCCCAGCGTGTCCGCCACGCTGCAGCCGGACGAGAACGCGGTGCTGCTGCGCCTGCCGTCGGGCGCGGGCTGGCGGCTGCGCGCCAGCCGCGCGCAGGTGGCGCTGGAGGAAAGCGTCTACGTGGCCGGCGAGCCGCGCAGCACCCAGCAGGTGGTGCTGAGCGTCGAGGCCGGCACGGCTTCCGTGCAGTGGGGCCTGGGGCGGGTCAACGTGCCGGGGCCGGCGGGCGACGACTGA
- the ndk gene encoding nucleoside-diphosphate kinase, giving the protein MAERTLSIIKPDATRRNLTGKINAKFEEQGLRIVAQKRIKLSNEKAGEFYAEHKARPFYNDLVSFMTSGPVVVQVLEGENAIARNREIMGATNPANAAEGTIRKEFAESIEANSVHGSDGTEAAAREVSFFFTDAEIVG; this is encoded by the coding sequence ATGGCCGAGCGCACCCTCTCCATCATCAAGCCCGACGCGACCCGCCGCAACCTGACCGGCAAGATCAACGCGAAGTTCGAGGAGCAGGGCCTGCGCATCGTGGCGCAGAAGCGCATCAAGCTGTCCAACGAGAAGGCCGGCGAGTTCTACGCCGAGCACAAGGCGCGCCCCTTCTACAACGACCTGGTGTCCTTTATGACCTCCGGCCCGGTGGTCGTGCAGGTGCTGGAAGGCGAGAACGCCATCGCCCGCAACCGCGAGATCATGGGCGCCACCAACCCGGCCAACGCCGCCGAGGGCACCATCCGCAAGGAATTCGCCGAAAGCATCGAGGCGAACTCCGTGCACGGCTCGGACGGCACCGAGGCCGCCGCGCGCGAGGTGTCCTTCTTCTTCACGGACGCCGAGATCGTCGGCTGA
- the purM gene encoding phosphoribosylformylglycinamidine cyclo-ligase, producing the protein MTSLTYRDAGVDIETGDALVDAIKPLAKATHRPGVMGGLGGFGALFDLKAAGYTDPVLVSATDGVGTKLRLAIDTGLHDKVGIDLVAMCVNDLVVQGAEPLFFLDYFATGKLELAQARAVISGIAEGCRLAGSALVGGETAEMPGMYAKDDYDLAGFSVGAAERDRLLPRDDVRPGDVLLGLASSGVHSNGFSLVRRILAATNQGHDTPAPFATGLSLGHALLEPTRIYVKSVLALHKARILKAAAHITGGGIVGNLPRVLPQGTVGVVDAASWHPAPVFGWLAQAGGVKPDEMLRVFNCGIGMILVVAPDEVETAIALLTGEGEEVSRIGHIAAGTEGAEPVVDVQNLSPRWPVA; encoded by the coding sequence ATGACCAGTCTGACCTATCGCGACGCCGGCGTGGACATCGAAACGGGGGATGCCCTGGTGGATGCCATCAAGCCGCTGGCCAAGGCCACCCACCGCCCCGGCGTGATGGGCGGCCTCGGCGGCTTCGGCGCGTTGTTCGACCTCAAGGCGGCGGGCTACACCGACCCGGTGCTGGTGTCGGCCACCGATGGCGTCGGCACCAAGCTGCGGCTGGCGATCGACACCGGGCTGCACGACAAGGTGGGCATCGATCTGGTGGCCATGTGCGTCAACGACCTGGTGGTGCAGGGCGCCGAGCCGCTGTTCTTTCTGGATTACTTCGCCACCGGCAAGCTGGAGCTGGCGCAGGCGCGCGCCGTGATCTCCGGCATCGCCGAGGGCTGCCGCCTGGCCGGCTCCGCCCTGGTGGGCGGCGAAACGGCCGAGATGCCGGGCATGTATGCCAAGGACGACTACGACCTCGCCGGCTTCTCGGTGGGCGCCGCCGAGCGCGACCGGCTCTTGCCGCGGGACGACGTGCGGCCGGGCGACGTGCTGCTGGGCCTCGCCTCCTCCGGCGTGCATTCCAACGGCTTCTCGCTGGTGCGCCGCATCCTGGCGGCGACCAACCAGGGGCACGACACCCCCGCGCCCTTCGCCACCGGGCTGAGCCTCGGCCACGCGCTGCTGGAGCCCACGCGGATCTACGTGAAGTCCGTGCTGGCGCTGCACAAGGCGCGCATCCTCAAGGCCGCCGCGCACATCACGGGCGGCGGCATCGTCGGCAACCTGCCGCGCGTGCTGCCCCAGGGCACCGTCGGCGTGGTGGACGCGGCGAGCTGGCACCCCGCCCCCGTCTTCGGCTGGCTGGCCCAGGCCGGCGGCGTGAAGCCGGACGAGATGCTGCGCGTGTTCAACTGCGGCATCGGCATGATCCTGGTGGTGGCGCCGGACGAGGTGGAAACCGCCATCGCCCTGCTGACCGGCGAAGGCGAGGAGGTCAGCCGCATCGGCCACATCGCCGCCGGCACCGAGGGCGCCGAGCCGGTGGTGGACGTGCAGAACCTGTCCCCCCGCTGGCCGGTGGCATGA
- a CDS encoding AI-2E family transporter produces MRRRSISLLVFVAVLLLTLWLVPSVLLLIFAGVLLAVFLRGGGDLVFKRFGLGGTARVLLFALLVVGAVAGFGMLAAAPLADQASQLWQQVPRMTQQLTSRLESYSWGQQVLEQLKPENLQLPSGGGRTAVTALGSTFGALGNAVLLIFLGIYFAVDPGLHRRGIEHLLTPSLRPKAHRICREAGETLRGWLGAQLISMTVVGTLTWLGLWALGVPLAPLLGVIAATLTFIPTIGPVISAVPAVLLGLESGLTGALSVVGLFIAIQSVESYLVTPYVQQRSVDLPPSITIVSQVAMGTLFGLMGLALATPLAALALMLTRRLYVEDYLDQEPPAEAPVILAPR; encoded by the coding sequence ATGCGGCGCAGGTCGATCTCCCTCCTCGTTTTCGTGGCCGTGCTGCTGCTCACGCTGTGGCTGGTGCCCAGCGTGCTGCTGCTGATCTTCGCCGGCGTGCTACTGGCGGTGTTTCTGCGCGGCGGCGGGGACCTTGTCTTCAAGCGCTTTGGGCTGGGCGGCACCGCGCGGGTGCTGCTGTTCGCGCTGCTGGTAGTGGGGGCGGTGGCGGGCTTCGGCATGCTGGCGGCGGCGCCGCTGGCCGACCAGGCCAGCCAGCTGTGGCAGCAGGTGCCGCGCATGACGCAGCAGCTGACCAGCCGGCTGGAATCCTATTCCTGGGGCCAGCAGGTGCTGGAGCAGCTCAAGCCCGAGAACCTGCAGCTGCCCAGCGGCGGCGGCCGCACCGCCGTCACGGCGCTGGGCTCCACCTTCGGCGCGCTGGGCAACGCGGTGCTGCTGATCTTCCTGGGCATCTACTTCGCGGTGGACCCGGGGCTGCACCGCCGCGGCATCGAGCACCTGCTGACCCCGTCGCTGCGCCCCAAGGCGCACCGCATCTGCCGGGAAGCGGGCGAAACGCTGCGCGGCTGGCTGGGGGCGCAGCTGATCTCCATGACCGTGGTCGGCACCCTCACCTGGCTCGGCCTGTGGGCACTCGGCGTGCCGCTGGCGCCGCTGCTGGGCGTGATCGCGGCGACGCTGACCTTTATCCCCACCATCGGCCCGGTGATCTCGGCGGTGCCGGCGGTGCTGCTGGGGCTGGAATCGGGGCTGACCGGCGCGCTGTCCGTGGTCGGGCTTTTCATCGCCATCCAGTCGGTCGAGAGCTACCTGGTCACGCCCTACGTGCAGCAGCGCAGCGTGGACCTGCCGCCGTCGATCACCATCGTGTCGCAGGTGGCGATGGGCACGTTGTTCGGGCTGATGGGGCTGGCGCTGGCCACGCCGCTGGCCGCCCTGGCGCTGATGCTGACCCGCCGCCTGTATGTCGAGGACTACCTGGACCAGGAGCCGCCCGCCGAGGCGCCGGTGATCCTGGCGCCGCGGTGA